A single genomic interval of Stieleria maiorica harbors:
- a CDS encoding FAD-dependent oxidoreductase — protein MPLQRREMLFGTAAVLGSANTLAVSAAADSKEPGSGHAPNSITESQRQTPIAGRSDVLVCGGGPAGVSAAIAAARAGASVQLLECHGCLGGVWTSGMLSYVIDSDKPGFNKELIRRLDQANNQYGHVPLRPRTWLSYMYDVETMKWVLETLVSELRIGVQLHTRVVAVDLDQNNRIRGVMTESKSGRQAWMADVVIDATGDGDVGALAGCEFEIGDSAGADNCPCQPMSLMGVISAPPELLHQYTRAGSSDGKHKDRFRAEIERGGYKPSYTKPTVFHMGGSIASVMMNHEYGVRPDDAAAITEATFRARNELNQIVRGLQTLPEWKDLRLVATGEQIGVRDGRRIQGRSRVTQDDVVAGRKDPQSVCTSGFCVDIHALKKADGGYGNRGIKAKPFDIPMGALVAAGVDNLMMAGRCISGDFIAHSSYRVTGNAVAMGEYAGVAAATASKSQTAPHAVQYRDVDQTVQAIRKENT, from the coding sequence ATGCCCCTACAGCGACGTGAGATGCTTTTCGGAACCGCGGCGGTCCTCGGATCGGCGAACACACTCGCGGTGTCGGCGGCAGCCGATTCGAAAGAGCCGGGATCGGGACACGCCCCCAATTCCATCACCGAATCACAACGCCAAACGCCGATCGCCGGCCGCAGCGACGTGCTGGTCTGTGGCGGCGGTCCGGCCGGGGTCAGCGCGGCGATCGCGGCCGCCCGAGCCGGTGCGTCGGTGCAACTGTTGGAATGTCACGGATGTCTGGGCGGGGTCTGGACCAGCGGCATGCTGTCATACGTCATCGATTCCGACAAACCGGGGTTCAACAAAGAACTGATCCGGCGTCTGGACCAGGCGAACAACCAGTACGGGCACGTCCCGCTGAGGCCGCGGACGTGGCTGTCGTACATGTACGACGTGGAAACGATGAAGTGGGTGTTGGAAACGCTCGTCAGCGAACTTCGCATCGGCGTCCAGCTTCACACCCGTGTCGTCGCGGTGGATCTCGACCAAAACAATCGGATTCGGGGTGTGATGACCGAATCCAAATCGGGCCGACAGGCCTGGATGGCCGATGTGGTCATTGACGCGACGGGCGACGGAGACGTCGGGGCGCTGGCCGGTTGTGAGTTTGAAATTGGTGATAGCGCGGGAGCAGACAACTGTCCCTGCCAACCGATGTCGTTGATGGGTGTGATCTCGGCGCCGCCCGAATTGCTGCACCAGTACACGCGTGCCGGCAGCAGCGACGGAAAACACAAAGATCGCTTCCGAGCCGAAATCGAACGCGGCGGCTACAAACCGAGCTACACCAAGCCGACCGTGTTTCACATGGGCGGATCGATCGCCTCGGTGATGATGAACCACGAATATGGCGTCCGCCCCGATGATGCAGCCGCGATCACCGAAGCCACGTTTCGGGCGCGGAACGAATTGAACCAGATCGTCAGGGGATTGCAGACGCTGCCGGAATGGAAAGACCTGCGTTTGGTCGCCACCGGCGAACAGATCGGCGTTCGTGACGGACGACGGATCCAGGGCCGCAGCCGCGTGACGCAAGACGACGTCGTCGCGGGACGAAAGGATCCCCAAAGCGTCTGCACGTCCGGGTTTTGCGTCGACATTCATGCGCTCAAGAAGGCCGACGGCGGCTATGGAAATCGCGGGATCAAAGCCAAGCCGTTTGACATCCCGATGGGAGCGCTCGTCGCCGCCGGGGTGGACAATTTGATGATGGCGGGACGATGCATCAGCGGCGACTTTATCGCGCACTCGAGTTACCGGGTGACCGGCAACGCGGTCGCGATGGGCGAATACGCCGGCGTCGCCGCCGCCACCGCCAGCAAGTCACAGACCGCCCCGCATGCCGTCCAGTACCGCGACGTCGACCAAACCGTCCAAGCGATCCGTAAAGAAAACACGTAA
- a CDS encoding NAD(P)H-dependent oxidoreductase subunit E, giving the protein MITTTNMIDLSPVDRIVQREGRTPDAVIPILHAVQREYRYLPQEALRRVCELTEITPASITGVASFYDHFRHRPVGRHMISVCTGTACHVKGADLVDDAIRHELRLAAHEDTDPEGEFTVQKVACLGCCTLGPVVQIDDAIFGHVSSQTTPQMLQEYDEADFVKLSAVHRPISQPRGPRTTEVRVGLGSCCLALGSDKVHEALCDAIDESGGDAYVKQIGCTGICSKVPLVELVSPDGASQTYTNVNPDMARKIVLKHIRPKGISKPIRYAASRMLDWLQSDEDQDVLQKHQGARDGVIDAFIGPQKHLTLDLLDAIDPLDLDEYIRHGGFESLKKCLTQLQPDQILDEVESSGLRGRGGAGFPTHAKWRTVRAQDSPTKYVICNGDEGDPGAFMDKVLLESIPFRVIEGMAIAARTVDAHQGIFYVRAEYPLAVERIRGAIDICQRGGILGDSVMGTDFSLKLQIREGAGAYICGEETALIHSIEGGRGTPRIRPPFPAESGLWEKPTLINNVETYATIPWILRHGGKELAKLGTKTSKGTKAFALAGKVRNGGLIEVPMGITIRQIVQDIGGGVEPGRTFKAVQIGGPSGGCVPAELADTQIDYESLSAVGSIMGSGGLVVLDDKDCMVDIARYFLKFTQDQSCGKCTFCRVGTRRLLDILDRLCTGAGKRGDLEQLEILSKSVCAGSLCGLGKTAPNPILSTLKYFRDEYEAHINGYCPAGKCIDLIDYRINDRCIGCTLCAQHCPVDAIPMTPYYRHTIDLDRCTRCDSCYQVCPEHAVYITSEPNNVGV; this is encoded by the coding sequence ATGATCACCACGACCAACATGATCGACTTGTCGCCCGTCGACCGAATTGTCCAACGGGAAGGCCGCACGCCCGATGCCGTCATCCCCATCCTGCACGCGGTGCAGAGGGAATATCGCTATCTGCCCCAGGAGGCGCTGCGACGGGTTTGTGAATTGACCGAAATCACACCGGCATCGATCACCGGCGTGGCGTCGTTCTACGACCACTTTCGACATCGCCCCGTCGGACGCCACATGATCAGCGTCTGCACCGGAACGGCTTGTCATGTCAAAGGCGCCGATCTGGTCGATGATGCGATCCGTCACGAGCTTCGACTGGCTGCTCACGAAGACACCGATCCCGAAGGCGAGTTCACGGTCCAAAAGGTGGCGTGTCTGGGGTGCTGCACGCTCGGCCCGGTCGTGCAAATCGACGACGCGATTTTTGGTCACGTCAGTTCTCAAACGACACCACAGATGTTGCAGGAATACGACGAAGCCGATTTCGTCAAACTCTCCGCCGTCCACCGCCCGATTTCACAGCCGCGAGGTCCCAGGACCACCGAAGTTCGCGTCGGCCTGGGGTCCTGTTGCCTGGCACTGGGAAGCGACAAGGTGCACGAAGCACTGTGCGATGCGATCGATGAATCCGGCGGCGACGCGTATGTCAAACAAATCGGCTGCACCGGGATTTGCAGCAAAGTCCCGCTGGTGGAACTGGTCTCGCCCGACGGCGCGTCACAGACCTACACCAACGTCAATCCCGACATGGCGCGAAAGATCGTCTTGAAGCACATTCGGCCCAAAGGCATCTCCAAGCCGATTCGATACGCCGCGTCGCGGATGCTTGATTGGCTGCAGTCCGATGAAGACCAGGACGTCTTGCAAAAGCATCAAGGGGCGCGGGACGGCGTGATCGACGCGTTCATCGGTCCCCAAAAGCATCTGACGTTGGATTTGCTGGATGCGATCGACCCACTGGATTTGGACGAGTACATTCGCCACGGCGGATTCGAATCGTTGAAGAAGTGTCTGACACAGCTCCAGCCCGATCAAATCCTGGATGAGGTCGAATCCAGTGGGCTGCGTGGACGTGGCGGTGCCGGTTTCCCCACGCATGCCAAGTGGCGCACCGTTCGCGCCCAAGACAGCCCGACCAAGTACGTCATCTGTAACGGCGACGAGGGCGATCCCGGTGCGTTCATGGATAAAGTGCTGTTGGAATCGATTCCGTTTCGCGTGATTGAGGGCATGGCCATCGCCGCACGCACCGTCGATGCCCACCAGGGGATCTTTTACGTGCGTGCCGAATACCCGTTGGCGGTCGAGCGGATTCGTGGCGCGATCGACATCTGCCAACGGGGAGGCATCCTGGGCGACTCGGTGATGGGAACCGATTTCAGCTTGAAGCTTCAGATTCGCGAAGGGGCCGGCGCCTACATTTGCGGCGAGGAGACGGCGCTGATTCACTCGATCGAAGGCGGACGGGGGACGCCGCGGATTCGACCGCCGTTCCCGGCCGAAAGCGGACTGTGGGAAAAACCGACGCTGATCAACAACGTCGAAACCTACGCCACGATCCCCTGGATCCTGCGACACGGCGGCAAAGAGCTGGCCAAGCTGGGAACGAAGACCAGCAAGGGAACCAAAGCGTTTGCGCTGGCCGGCAAGGTCCGCAACGGTGGTCTGATCGAAGTCCCGATGGGAATCACCATCCGTCAGATCGTCCAGGACATCGGGGGCGGCGTGGAGCCCGGTCGAACCTTCAAAGCCGTCCAGATCGGCGGGCCCTCCGGCGGCTGTGTCCCCGCGGAACTTGCCGACACGCAAATCGATTATGAATCGTTGTCGGCGGTCGGGTCGATCATGGGAAGCGGCGGGCTGGTGGTCCTGGATGACAAGGACTGCATGGTCGACATCGCGCGTTACTTCCTGAAGTTCACCCAAGACCAATCCTGCGGCAAGTGTACGTTCTGTCGTGTCGGCACCCGACGTTTGCTGGACATCCTGGACCGGCTGTGCACCGGGGCAGGCAAGCGAGGCGACCTGGAACAGCTCGAAATCCTCTCCAAATCGGTCTGCGCCGGCAGCCTCTGCGGTCTCGGCAAGACGGCTCCCAACCCGATCCTGTCCACGTTGAAGTACTTTCGCGACGAATACGAAGCCCACATCAACGGCTACTGCCCCGCCGGAAAATGCATCGATCTGATCGACTACCGCATCAACGACAGGTGCATCGGATGCACACTTTGTGCCCAACACTGCCCCGTCGATGCCATCCCGATGACTCCCTATTACCGACACACCATCGATCTGGATCGCTGCACACGCTGTGACAGTTGCTACCAGGTCTGTCCCGAACACGCCGTTTACATCACTTCCGAACCAAACAACGTTGGTGTTTAG
- a CDS encoding 2Fe-2S iron-sulfur cluster-binding protein, which produces MVNIKIDDREIDVPPGSNLVDAAALVGVEIPTLCHLKGYEPSNSCQVCTVKDRRSGRLISACGTKVVEGMEIENESEEIRDLRRTALELLLSEHVGDCRAPCDFACPAHMDIPLMLDQISHENLRDAIVTIKADIALPAVLGRVCPKPCEKGCRRKTADGPVAICDLKRYVADVDLASDDPYLPPCMPDTGKRVAIVGAGPSGLAGVFYLRRSGHACTLIERNDALGGRLRSEEDEQSLPRNILDAEINQIIRLGVDVRLQAAITTKEQLDALCDEFDAVLLAIGQTTPARVEQLGIKASRKGIDVDSETYATNRRGVFAVGNALRGKGMVVRSTADGKEAATIINQFLAGCKKLGLGHDFASRIGRLESGEIDQFLANSVPAPRSVPATGSDYVSCDATEQSQRCLGCGCVAHNKCKLERWSEFYGANPNRFPRVRRPYEVVGRASSVLFEPGKCIKCELCIKIAERAQEPLGLSFVGRGFDVLLSVPFGGQLDEALTKVAEECVDACPTAALSFAPSRRPPELTQIEMPGRIKAK; this is translated from the coding sequence GTGGTGAACATCAAAATCGATGATCGCGAAATCGACGTCCCGCCGGGATCGAACCTCGTCGATGCCGCCGCGCTCGTGGGCGTTGAAATCCCGACGCTGTGTCATCTCAAAGGCTACGAGCCCTCCAACTCGTGCCAGGTCTGCACGGTTAAGGATCGCCGGTCCGGCCGATTGATCTCGGCCTGTGGGACCAAGGTCGTCGAAGGGATGGAGATCGAAAACGAGAGTGAAGAGATTCGCGACTTGCGACGGACGGCGCTGGAGTTGCTGCTCAGCGAACACGTCGGTGACTGTCGTGCCCCGTGTGACTTTGCCTGCCCGGCACACATGGATATCCCGCTGATGTTGGACCAGATCAGCCATGAAAACTTGCGTGATGCCATCGTCACCATCAAAGCGGACATCGCCTTGCCGGCGGTCCTCGGCCGCGTCTGCCCCAAGCCGTGTGAAAAGGGTTGTCGACGCAAGACCGCCGACGGCCCCGTGGCGATCTGTGATCTGAAACGCTACGTGGCGGATGTCGATTTGGCCAGCGACGATCCCTATCTGCCTCCCTGCATGCCGGACACGGGAAAACGCGTGGCCATTGTCGGTGCCGGCCCCTCCGGCCTGGCCGGCGTGTTTTACCTGCGCCGTTCCGGACACGCCTGCACGTTGATCGAGCGAAACGATGCACTGGGCGGCCGACTCCGCAGCGAAGAAGATGAACAGAGTTTGCCACGCAACATCTTGGATGCGGAAATCAACCAAATCATCCGACTGGGCGTTGACGTTCGTTTGCAAGCAGCGATCACCACGAAAGAGCAACTCGATGCGTTGTGTGATGAGTTTGACGCGGTGCTGTTGGCGATCGGCCAGACCACGCCGGCACGAGTCGAACAATTGGGAATCAAAGCCAGCCGCAAGGGCATCGACGTCGACTCGGAAACCTACGCGACCAACCGCCGAGGCGTGTTCGCCGTCGGCAACGCGTTGCGTGGCAAGGGGATGGTGGTGCGGAGCACGGCCGACGGGAAAGAAGCCGCAACGATCATCAACCAATTCCTCGCCGGCTGCAAGAAACTCGGCCTGGGGCACGACTTTGCCTCACGCATCGGTCGTCTGGAATCAGGCGAGATCGACCAGTTTCTGGCCAACTCCGTCCCCGCCCCGCGTTCTGTACCGGCGACCGGCTCGGATTACGTTTCCTGTGATGCGACCGAACAATCCCAGCGCTGCCTGGGCTGTGGGTGTGTGGCGCACAACAAGTGCAAACTGGAACGCTGGTCGGAGTTTTACGGCGCCAATCCGAACCGTTTTCCCCGCGTGCGTCGGCCCTACGAAGTCGTTGGACGTGCCTCGTCGGTGTTGTTCGAACCGGGCAAGTGCATCAAGTGCGAACTGTGCATCAAGATCGCCGAGCGGGCGCAAGAACCGTTGGGACTGTCCTTCGTCGGTCGCGGTTTTGATGTTTTGCTGAGCGTACCGTTTGGAGGTCAGCTTGATGAAGCATTAACCAAAGTGGCCGAAGAGTGCGTCGACGCCTGCCCCACCGCCGCCTTGTCATTCGCCCCCAGCCGTCGTCCACCGGAACTGACACAAATCGAGATGCCCGGCCGCATCAAAGCGAAATAG
- a CDS encoding outer membrane protein assembly factor BamB family protein encodes MLSQRSILLSAIVAAVFSTLVGGILVIDGANRLNKFPLEETAFIELRQQYLEQPDNDQLRQLIQDLDLALRQEYFREQRFTERGAYLLLGGIVVTLVFSKWAATLHRRLPRPEPKLPGPDSDERLSHRGPWAVAVVMLALVGTTWAMKANHPSVLPATLDDLASDQASVGDATPPVAPTRIEPVLPELPSVEVVQANWPSFRGPSGSGVSHFQDAPTQWDGQSGEGIVWKTPLPLPGANSPIVWNDRVFLSGASEAVRGVFCFDLNTGEILWSKEFQVAPSIAGQKIKVSEDTGYAAPTMATDGRFVFAMFADGLLVALDYSGRERWTRSLGVPQRNNYGHASSLATFQGAVIVQFYQGSGDDELSKLMSFDGATGQPIWETTRQTPASWSSPIVIEHDGQHQIITCCDPWVIAYSPSDGTELWRAKCLERVEVGPSPVYSDGIVYAGNDTAIYAAIRAGGSGDVTDTHVVWTADYGLPDTCSPLVTDDFLLTLASYGTLFCFDKQEGGEPLWEEDFGADFLSSPSLVGDHVYLFGRDGTAWIVQPTRDACNQISKAQLGEDCVTCPAFADGRILIRGSEHLFCIGSADDENQ; translated from the coding sequence ATGCTCAGCCAACGATCCATCCTGCTCTCCGCGATCGTGGCCGCGGTGTTTTCAACGCTTGTCGGTGGAATCCTGGTGATCGATGGCGCGAACCGATTGAACAAGTTTCCGCTGGAGGAGACCGCCTTCATCGAGCTTCGGCAGCAGTACTTGGAACAACCCGACAACGATCAACTGCGTCAACTGATCCAGGACCTCGATCTTGCGCTGCGGCAAGAGTATTTCCGTGAACAGCGTTTTACCGAACGAGGGGCGTACCTGCTGCTGGGCGGAATTGTCGTCACGCTTGTCTTCAGCAAATGGGCCGCCACGCTGCATCGACGACTCCCCCGCCCCGAACCGAAACTGCCCGGTCCCGACTCGGACGAACGGTTGAGCCACCGCGGACCGTGGGCGGTGGCCGTGGTGATGCTGGCCCTGGTCGGCACCACCTGGGCAATGAAAGCGAATCACCCGAGTGTGTTGCCGGCCACCTTGGATGATTTGGCATCCGATCAAGCTTCGGTCGGTGACGCAACACCTCCCGTTGCACCGACAAGAATCGAGCCGGTGCTGCCGGAATTGCCAAGCGTCGAAGTCGTGCAGGCGAATTGGCCCAGCTTTCGTGGCCCCAGCGGGTCCGGCGTCTCGCATTTCCAAGACGCTCCGACGCAATGGGACGGCCAGTCCGGTGAAGGAATCGTGTGGAAAACACCGCTGCCGCTACCCGGTGCGAATTCACCGATCGTGTGGAATGACCGCGTGTTTCTTTCCGGCGCGAGCGAAGCGGTCCGTGGCGTTTTTTGTTTTGACTTGAACACCGGCGAAATCCTTTGGAGCAAGGAATTCCAAGTCGCCCCGTCCATCGCCGGCCAGAAGATCAAGGTCTCCGAGGACACCGGTTACGCGGCGCCGACGATGGCGACCGACGGGCGGTTTGTGTTTGCGATGTTCGCCGACGGGTTGCTGGTCGCATTGGATTATTCCGGCCGGGAACGTTGGACGCGTTCGTTGGGTGTGCCGCAACGAAACAATTACGGCCACGCGTCGTCGTTGGCGACGTTCCAGGGTGCGGTGATCGTTCAATTCTACCAAGGATCCGGCGACGACGAGCTTTCAAAACTGATGTCGTTTGACGGAGCAACGGGCCAGCCGATCTGGGAAACGACTCGCCAAACCCCGGCGTCGTGGTCGTCACCGATCGTGATCGAGCACGACGGTCAACACCAAATCATCACCTGCTGCGATCCCTGGGTGATCGCATATTCGCCCAGCGATGGGACGGAACTGTGGCGTGCCAAATGTCTCGAGCGAGTCGAAGTCGGCCCATCACCGGTGTACTCCGACGGAATCGTCTATGCCGGCAACGACACCGCGATCTATGCCGCAATTCGCGCGGGCGGATCCGGTGACGTGACGGACACCCACGTCGTCTGGACCGCCGACTACGGACTTCCGGATACCTGCAGCCCTTTGGTCACCGATGATTTTTTGTTGACGCTGGCGTCCTACGGCACGCTGTTCTGTTTCGACAAACAGGAAGGCGGTGAACCGTTGTGGGAAGAAGACTTTGGAGCCGATTTCCTCTCCTCCCCCAGCTTGGTCGGCGATCACGTTTATCTGTTCGGCCGGGACGGGACGGCATGGATCGTGCAGCCGACCCGTGATGCGTGCAATCAGATCTCGAAGGCGCAACTGGGCGAAGACTGCGTGACCTGCCCCGCCTTCGCCGATGGACGGATTCTGATTCGGGGAAGCGAGCATTTGTTCTGCATCGGGAGCGCTGATGATGAGAACCAGTGA